In a single window of the Nocardioides sp. L-11A genome:
- a CDS encoding FAD-dependent oxidoreductase: MAHPYAHLFEPIQIGPKVAKNRLWMTAHSTQLVKDHNFTDRHVAYYAERAKGGVGVITMEAMATHPTTQPYAGKIHAFDPAVIPNYKLLSAAVHEHGALLLAQPWHRGRETNGVVNRLPVWAPSAIPDTVYREMPHAMDEENINEILEGYTLAARYAAEGGLDGVEVHGLAHGYLLGQFLSPATNHRTDQYGGSDENRLRIVLDIIERTRREVGADLIVGVRINGDDGEVEGGLRTEHWAKIARSIADTGLIDYISVTQGTYQNRMLIYPTTPREQGYQIEATRQIKQMVPELPVVVAGRMTSPEKAEYAIASGASDMVGMARTLIADPEWPNKAREQRETDIRPCVGANHCMASIVSAPLACIHNPAVGREAELGTGTLAITDRPKSVAVVGGGPGGMRAALTLAQRGHEVTLFEKGTELGGQVNWIARSESYSEWGSIAGWLISQLGTTNVKIELGVEATVESLTKGGFDSVVVATGSTPLRTGWSVNHPARWANPEGLPGVDQFNVVTAQEALQNHAELGPNVMVFDDIGGRQAVVVAEHLQANRHQVELVTTLSSIAPELSATRDVGWVHQRLRRAGVVFTPHREVDSIDEDRVGLRDVHTGEIEVREPVDSVVLVTGSRAEDALFHGLKQVGAEVRAIGDCVSPRRVFNAIWEAELAAREI, translated from the coding sequence ATGGCCCACCCCTACGCCCATCTGTTCGAGCCGATCCAGATCGGGCCGAAGGTCGCCAAGAACCGCTTGTGGATGACCGCCCACAGCACCCAGCTCGTGAAGGACCACAACTTCACCGACCGGCACGTCGCGTACTACGCCGAGCGCGCCAAGGGGGGCGTCGGCGTCATCACGATGGAGGCGATGGCGACCCACCCGACCACCCAGCCGTACGCGGGCAAGATCCATGCCTTCGACCCGGCGGTCATCCCCAACTACAAGTTGCTCAGCGCCGCAGTCCATGAGCACGGCGCCCTGCTGCTCGCGCAACCGTGGCACCGCGGCCGCGAGACCAACGGCGTCGTGAATCGGCTGCCCGTATGGGCTCCCTCGGCCATCCCCGACACCGTCTACCGCGAGATGCCGCACGCGATGGACGAGGAGAACATCAACGAGATCCTCGAGGGCTACACCCTGGCCGCCCGCTACGCCGCCGAGGGCGGCCTCGACGGGGTCGAGGTGCACGGCCTGGCCCACGGCTACCTGCTCGGGCAGTTCCTCTCGCCGGCGACGAACCACCGGACCGATCAGTATGGCGGCTCGGACGAGAACCGACTGCGGATCGTGCTCGACATCATCGAGCGGACTCGTCGCGAGGTCGGCGCCGACCTGATCGTCGGCGTGCGGATCAATGGCGACGACGGCGAGGTCGAGGGCGGCCTGCGGACCGAGCACTGGGCGAAGATCGCGCGCTCGATCGCCGACACCGGTCTGATCGACTACATCTCGGTCACCCAGGGCACCTACCAGAACCGGATGCTGATCTACCCCACGACTCCGCGCGAGCAGGGCTACCAGATCGAGGCCACGCGACAGATCAAGCAGATGGTCCCCGAGCTGCCCGTCGTGGTGGCCGGCCGGATGACGTCGCCGGAGAAGGCGGAGTACGCCATCGCCAGCGGCGCCAGCGACATGGTCGGCATGGCCCGAACGCTGATCGCCGACCCCGAGTGGCCCAACAAGGCCCGTGAGCAGCGCGAGACCGACATCCGCCCGTGTGTGGGCGCCAACCACTGCATGGCCTCGATCGTGAGTGCTCCACTGGCCTGCATCCACAATCCGGCCGTCGGCCGGGAGGCGGAGCTGGGCACCGGCACCCTGGCGATCACCGACCGGCCGAAGTCCGTTGCCGTCGTCGGTGGTGGCCCGGGCGGCATGCGCGCCGCGCTGACGTTGGCCCAGCGGGGCCACGAGGTGACGCTGTTCGAGAAGGGCACCGAGCTGGGTGGCCAGGTCAACTGGATCGCCCGCTCGGAGAGCTACAGCGAGTGGGGCAGCATCGCCGGCTGGCTCATCAGCCAGCTCGGCACCACCAACGTCAAGATCGAACTGGGTGTCGAGGCCACGGTCGAGTCCCTGACGAAGGGCGGCTTCGACTCCGTCGTCGTCGCGACCGGGTCCACTCCGCTGCGGACCGGCTGGAGCGTGAACCACCCGGCGCGGTGGGCGAACCCCGAGGGCCTTCCGGGCGTCGACCAGTTCAACGTGGTCACCGCGCAGGAGGCGCTGCAGAACCACGCCGAGCTGGGCCCGAACGTGATGGTCTTCGATGACATCGGCGGCCGTCAGGCTGTCGTGGTCGCCGAGCACCTGCAGGCCAACCGGCACCAGGTCGAGCTGGTCACGACGCTCAGCTCGATCGCGCCCGAGCTCTCGGCGACCCGCGACGTGGGCTGGGTGCACCAGCGGCTGCGGAGGGCGGGTGTGGTCTTCACTCCCCACCGCGAGGTCGACTCCATCGACGAGGACCGGGTCGGCCTGCGCGACGTCCACACCGGTGAGATCGAGGTCCGCGAGCCGGTCGACTCCGTCGTGCTGGTGACCGGCAGCAGGGCCGAGGACGCCCTGTTCCACGGCCTGAAGCAGGTCGGTGCGGAGGTGCGCGCGATCGGGGACTGCGTGTCCCCGCGACGAGTGTTCAACGCCATCTGGGAAGCCGAGCTGGCTGCCCGCGAGATCTGA
- a CDS encoding carboxymuconolactone decarboxylase family protein, with translation MSKVTYEWKYDTSGKEALDEVRARRGFTLPVHEVMASVDPEILRAYNALAGNLIFGPEPRHLDLKTRFLVLVGITTAVKGDREGVEWASRNAMKYGASEQEVLEAILLSGLPGGMPTVEAATIAFAEMLQGKGWVEQGSADEPATAAEADA, from the coding sequence ATGTCCAAGGTGACCTACGAGTGGAAGTACGACACGTCCGGCAAGGAAGCGCTCGATGAGGTGCGCGCCCGGCGCGGCTTCACGCTTCCCGTGCACGAGGTCATGGCCTCCGTCGACCCGGAGATCCTGCGCGCCTACAACGCGCTGGCCGGCAACCTGATCTTCGGCCCTGAGCCGCGCCATCTCGACCTGAAGACCCGGTTCCTGGTGCTCGTCGGCATCACGACCGCGGTCAAGGGCGACCGAGAGGGCGTGGAGTGGGCGTCGCGGAACGCGATGAAGTACGGCGCCAGCGAGCAGGAGGTCCTCGAGGCGATCCTGCTCTCGGGGCTCCCCGGCGGCATGCCCACCGTGGAGGCAGCCACCATCGCCTTCGCCGAGATGCTGCAGGGCAAGGGCTGGGTCGAGCAGGGCAGCGCCGACGAGCCCGCGACGGCTGCCGAGGCTGACGCCTGA
- a CDS encoding DUF2848 family protein: MPFSFDAEILSTDGTATPRRFPVDRMYNMGSATRDAQVAVHHQKEVADAGVKIAFDIPAPRIYPITPQALTTGSSIEVHGTRTSGEVEIVLVVTGDEVLVGVGSDHTDRDLERVSIVYSKQTCPNILAPRLWRLSEIADHWDQCILESWVDGRLYQQTPTGTFLSPEDLLKVLRERANPPETDFVLYAGTIVALDGRLDYGQEWSFRLYDPVLDREITHTYRLEQLMAEMVDGYRVPLTVEAG; encoded by the coding sequence ATGCCCTTCTCGTTCGACGCCGAGATCCTGTCGACCGACGGGACGGCGACGCCACGGCGGTTCCCGGTGGACCGGATGTACAACATGGGATCCGCGACCCGTGACGCCCAGGTCGCGGTCCACCACCAGAAGGAGGTCGCGGACGCGGGCGTCAAGATCGCCTTCGACATCCCGGCCCCGCGGATCTACCCGATCACCCCGCAGGCCCTGACGACGGGGAGCAGCATCGAGGTCCACGGCACCCGCACCTCGGGTGAGGTGGAGATCGTCCTGGTCGTGACCGGGGACGAGGTCCTGGTGGGCGTCGGATCCGACCACACCGACCGCGATCTCGAGCGGGTCAGCATCGTCTACAGCAAGCAGACCTGCCCGAACATCCTGGCGCCCCGGCTGTGGCGGCTCTCGGAGATCGCCGACCACTGGGACCAGTGCATCCTCGAGTCGTGGGTCGACGGCCGGCTCTACCAGCAGACCCCGACGGGGACCTTCCTGTCGCCGGAGGACCTGCTGAAGGTCCTGCGGGAGCGCGCCAACCCGCCCGAGACCGACTTCGTGCTGTACGCCGGCACGATCGTCGCGCTCGACGGGAGGCTCGACTACGGCCAGGAGTGGTCGTTCCGTCTGTACGACCCCGTGCTGGACCGGGAGATCACCCATACCTACCGGCTCGAGCAGCTGATGGCGGAGATGGTCGACGGCTACCGCGTGCCGCTCACGGTCGAGGCCGGGTGA